Within the Syntrophorhabdaceae bacterium genome, the region ACTGATCTTCGGTCTGTTTTGTGAGGACACTGAGGGAGGAAATAATTTCCCTCAGGTTGCCTGGCCACCTGTCAGAAGGAAGGGTCTCCGGGTATAGATCACTATTACCGTCATTCACGAAATCGAACCCCTTTCTACGATATCTATTGCATTTAATTTCATACAATGTTTATCGAATCGTCTCAAAAAAACTTAACAACAAATATCGTGCGGACCGTTGTAGCTATTATGTATTCATAAGGTAATGGTAATAATTTTGTTTGGTGATTGAATATTGGGTATCAATGATTAATCTGAGCCTGGTTATTGGTGTTTGGTTATTTATCCTGCAAGCTGGCTGCTGATAGCTGATCGCTCCCAGAGGGGGCGACGTGAGTCCCGGGAATAGATATCCCGACACAGATGCTCATCCTGATATGAAAAATACGGGTTTAAAAAATGGTTTTAAAATAAAACAATGAAATCACTCAAAGGAAAAATCGAGGAACATAACCTCGTTCTCACCGTTATTGACGGAGAAATTGAACGGCAGTGAAATGATCGGTATCCTGGTGATAAAGTTCATTTCCACGTTTTTACCAACAACAACCATCGGTATTGCCGCCTTGAGGTTTATACCGGCCTTCTCGAACTCACCTCTTGCTACACCTGATATGATGTTCGTCAGTTCTCCTACGGCATCTACCACATCAGGCGTAACGGAATCACATTCATCGCCTATCAGGGTCTTGAAGACAAAAAGCGCGCCCTTATCCCTGAAGCTGATACAGAGGGTCCCTTTCTTATCACCGACAAGCCCCATTATACCTGTGACATCCCCGGAGGTTGTCCTCACATCTTTCAGGTTTGGTTTGCCCATCATCAGATCCATACTGAGCATAGTTGTGAAAACATTCTTTGCAGCCATAATAAAAGGGTTTATATATTTGACATCCATTGTCATCGTGTCCTCCATGGATCGTTATTGTGCCGCGCGGGCTTTTGCTTTATCAATAGCGTCTTTCAGTTTCTCAGGGGTAAAGGGCTTAACGATATAATTATCAACGCCTGATTTAATTGCCTCCATGATATTGTCCTTCTGTGCCTCGGCAGTTACCATAATAAAAGGGATCTTCTTAATTTCTTCATCCTGCTTGCAGGCCTTCAGGAATTCTATCCCGGTCATCTCGGGCATGATCCAGTCGCTTATTATGAGATCGACGGTATCGCCTTTCAGAACCGTAAGGGCATGTTTCCCGTTCTCTGCCTCTAAAACACTATCCACGTTGATCTGTTTCAACACGTTCTTGATGATCTTTCTCATTGTTGCAAAGTCATCAACCACAAGGACTTTCATATAANNNNNNNNNNNNNNNNNNNNNNNNNNNNNNNNNNNNNNNNNNNNNNNNNNNNNNNNNNNNNNNNNNNNNNNNNNNNNNNNNNNNNNNNNNNNNNNNNNNNCAGAACCGTAAGGGCATGTTTCCCGTTCTCTGCCTCTAAAACACTATCCACGTTGATCTGTTTCAACACGTTCTTGATGATCTTTCTCATTGTTGCAAAGTCATCAACCACAAGGACTTTCATATAAGACCTCCCTATCTATATCAATAGCTGTTCACTCCATACTCAATATATTATCGAGTATGCCTGAAGAAACTTAATATATTCTCGTAAAATTATGTAAGAAAGGCAGCAAGCAAGAAACCCGTAATTCGTAATTCGTGAGTCGTGAATGGAGAAAGGCAATCCCAGGAGATGAGATTGCCGCGCTACGCTCGCAATGACAACCTGCCTTTCACATTTTACGCGATTCTTCCAATTACGAATTACGATTCACGAATTACGGCTGTTCCGCTATGAGCTATCAGCTATGAGCCATGAGCCGGTTTAGAGCTACTGGTTTGCCAGCTCTTCGTTGAGGACGTCGGAAATAAACATATGTCCGGGGGCATGGGTAATGCAGATATCCGGTTTTGCATTCATCACCGCAACCTGGGGCGTCACACCACAAGCCCAGAACAGGGGTACTTCATCTTTGCCGATGGTCACTGCTTCTCCGAAATCCGGTCGCTTAATGTTCCGGATCCCGATTGCTGCCGGGTCCCCGATGTGGACCGGTCCGCCATGAACCGAGGAATATCGCGAGGTGATCCGGACAGCGGGTACGATCTTGTCAACAGGCAGGGGTCTCATGGAAACAACGAGCGTCCCCCTGAAGATACCGGCAGTATTGCAGGGGATATTCGTTATATACATGGGTACGTTTCTCCCTTCCTCGATGTGACGGACAGGTATCTTTGCCCGTATAAGTACCTCTTCAAAAGAATAACTGCAACCGATGAGGAATGTGATGAAATCCTCCTGCCAGAGTTCCCTTATTTCGGGAACAGCCTTCTGCAGCTTTCCTTTTCTGTAAACATTATAGAGGGGAAGATCAGTGCGGATATCGGCTCCTGAAGATAAAAAGATGGTTGTAAACTGACCTGGCTCCAGCACCTCAAGGAGCGGGCACGGCTTTGGATTCCTCTGGCAGAAAAGGAGAAAGTCAAAGGCATACCTTTGCGGCAATATGACAAGATTAGCCTGCGCATAGCCGGGGGCGAGCCCGGCAGTCGGTTTTTTCCATTGACCCCTCCGGATCATAGCCCTTATTTTTTTTGGATCATCATATTTCATCGTCGCTCTTTTCGCTTTTTTCTCCTCGCTAAATGTTTAATCACCAATAACTTGAATAAACAATGACCACGCGTCCGGACTAAAAACAACACCAGAAGACTTTTGTTTGAATACTGCGCATTGATGGTTAATTGGAGCATCGGTGCCGAACTTTCCAGTAGCAAACCGTCGTGAGGCAAGGAAGCTCGGTCTTTTGCGTAGCAAAAGTTCCGAAGCCGAACGCGAGCGATATAAACAAGTCCACACCGTGGGCGAGAAGGGGAGGCTCCGCGGACTTTGTTCGTGGAGGGGGCGACGCAAGCCCCGGTAACAGCGCCGCTGGAGCGGAATGAGCGTGTTTGCGGGGAAAGTTCGGCACCGATGCTCCTCACAATCCCAAAAACGCCTTTCTGATCGATTCGGTATTGAGAAGCTCCTC harbors:
- a CDS encoding chemotaxis protein CheX produces the protein MTMDVKYINPFIMAAKNVFTTMLSMDLMMGKPNLKDVRTTSGDVTGIMGLVGDKKGTLCISFRDKGALFVFKTLIGDECDSVTPDVVDAVGELTNIISGVARGEFEKAGINLKAAIPMVVVGKNVEMNFITRIPIISLPFNFSVNNGENEVMFLDFSFE
- a CDS encoding response regulator, which codes for YMKVLVVDDFATMRKIIKNVLKQINVDSVLEAENGKHALTVLKGDTVDLIISDWIMPEMTGIEFLKACKQDEEIKKIPFIMVTAEAQKDNIMEAIKSGVDNYIVKPFTPEKLKDAIDKAKARAAQ
- a CDS encoding putative hydro-lyase; its protein translation is MKYDDPKKIRAMIRRGQWKKPTAGLAPGYAQANLVILPQRYAFDFLLFCQRNPKPCPLLEVLEPGQFTTIFLSSGADIRTDLPLYNVYRKGKLQKAVPEIRELWQEDFITFLIGCSYSFEEVLIRAKIPVRHIEEGRNVPMYITNIPCNTAGIFRGTLVVSMRPLPVDKIVPAVRITSRYSSVHGGPVHIGDPAAIGIRNIKRPDFGEAVTIGKDEVPLFWACGVTPQVAVMNAKPDICITHAPGHMFISDVLNEELANQ